DNA from Yamadazyma tenuis chromosome 5, complete sequence:
TTACTTGACATCGTTATTGAATCTGTTCCCCccaatgaaatcaatgaaaaaTCTTTCCCTGAACAGGTATTTAACTTCTTGTATTCTCATATTAGAAGATTGGTAATATTGGCTAACGATGATCAGATTTTACAAAGTGGTGGCTCTATTATTAACAGCTTGATACAGAATGCATCTACAAGCTTCAGAACCTACAAAGATCCGGACACTGGTGAATCTGGGCTTGAATCATTGTTAACCATTGTTTCTAAGTTCTTGTCTTCTGAGTTGTCGGACAGAGCAGCCTTAAATTGTGGTACAATTGTAACCTCATTGATAAACAagtttcaacaagaattaGGGGATCAGTACTTGTCTCAAATTTTGGCGGCTACAGCGCAACGACTCTTAATTGCCAAGGAAGTGATTACTGTAgaaaacttggtgatgCTATTCTGTAACTTGGTTTTAGTTTCCCCTGAGCTGATGATCAACTACCTTGGAAATGAATTGATACTTAAAGACCCTGTAACCGGCAAAGACACACCTAGTCTTTCGTTGATTCTTCCCATTTGGTTCCAATCATTTGAAGTGACTAGAGGTTATGAGAAGATAAAGCAAAATGCATTGGCTTTAGGAAAGatattttctttggctgatcaaagaattgaGACCTTGGTCGTTAATGGTGATTTAATACCTTATGATGGAGACAAGATTGTCACCAGGTCTATGACCAAACTGATGCCAGATCGATATACTCAAATTTCAGCATCTCTCAAGATTTTAAAACTCTTGGTCAGTGAGCTTGAGTTTCAATGTCAACAGCCAAATGCTGAAGATTATTTGCAGGGGAAATATGAGGAGGATGCTGGGGATGACGATGGGTGGGAAGACCTCGAAGATATTGGTGTGCCCAATTatgacaagttgaaatcatATATAGactctgatgatgaagaacaCGAAGAATCAAAGGATGATGATTTAAAGAACTTGTTaattcaattcttcaaagaatgtGCCGTGAGAAACCTTGGAAATTTTTCGAAGTATTACGGCCAGCTCGATGATGGCGAAAAGAGAATAATTACTGAAAATGTGCTATTTTAATATATAGATAATACACGTTGTAAAAGATAAATTGTTGTAGAACAGTTCCTTTTTAAAACTTTAATTTTCTCAATAGACGTTCTAAAATATGCCTATACATGTGCAATTGCTTACTGTATTGAATTATTGAGCTTAATGGTAATGTATATTTGTTAACGCTAATTAGCGCAAGCAGGATGTACATCAATTCATATTCCTCTCTCAATAGCATATTTTTCATTGATTTGTGAAACTCacaaattgaagttaaaTTTAAAAACAATTCTTAGAAATAGAAAATATGATTTATTTGGAACTGCCTAACTCATAGTAATATAACACATCTTCCAAGAGAGCTTATCCTATTAGTCTTAAACTGATAGTTAATATAAATCTCAAGGccatttgcagccaaatgTAATCGTAGTGTCTACACAATATCGCATCGCATTTACTAATTTGAAACATCggaaaaaaaaattatGGTTATCAAAAGCCTTAGCATTTATACAAGGATACAAGGATTTAAAAGATTTATGTCATTTGATACCAAAATTTTGAAAGTAAATCCAGAAACAGTGGTTTTCAAAATTGGAGAGGATTTACCTACGATAACTGACCCAGACACCGAGAGGAACCTTCAAATAGCGGCCAATGAACTCAAGAACACAAGCAATGTAGTTGGATTCCCAACAGAAACCGTATACGGACTCGGAGGCTCTGCCCTCAACGATGAATCTGTCAAGTCAATCTACAGAGCCAAAAACAGACCGGCTGATAACCCATTAATTGTGCATGTTTCATCCATAGATCAACTTAAACGTAAGTTACTACCCAAAGACTATATCATACCAAGCATCTATAGTTCACTCTTGGAAAAGATGTGGCCCGGACCGTTGACTATTCTCCTACCGGTGCACGAGGATTCAATCCTCTCGAAGTTAGTTACTGCTGGTCAAGACACTTTTGCGGTAAGACTTCCTAGTCATCCAATTGCCAGGGCTTTAATTGCATTGAGTGATACGCCGATAGCTGCTCCTTCTGCGAACTCTTCTACAAGACCAAGTCCAACATTGGCCAGTCACGTGTACCACGATTTAAACACCAAGATACCCTACATTTTGGATGGAGGATCATGTAACGTCGGACTCGAATCAACCGTGGTGGATGGGTTATCGCATCCTCCAATGCTCCTTAGACCAGGAGGAATCCTGTTGGAAGAGATTAGGCGAGTGGGAGGACCTGAATGGGTAAATATTATCTTGGCAAAAAAAGTCGCCGGTAAGAACGAAGCTGTCCGAACCCCAGGCATGAAATATAGGCACTATTCTCCAAGTGCTCCTGTAATACTCTTTTTGAACTGCTCTGACGGGGAAGtggccatcaacaactatATCAAGAAGAGAGACATTGCTGACTGCAAATTTGCATTACTTAGAACGAGATCTTTCATTCCTGCTAAAGAGATTAGCAAGACTATCATTGCAGAAAGAGAATTAGGAACTACTGGCGGTGAAATCTCTCGAAACCTTTTCAAAATGTTaagagaagttgatgaattgGGTGTGGATTTGATCTTCGTCGAAGGAGTTGACGAAATAGATGAAGGACTTGCCATAATGAATAGACTTAGCAAAGCAGCGTTCGAAACAATCATTAAATCCGACTGAGaaagttcaccaaatcaAAGTCAGTACTCATGGTCCTGGACAGTACTGCTGCCAGCAATATTGTTAGTGCAAACCACCTCGGTAATATACACCTGTAATATAATCTCAAGATAAGGTTGTAATTTTAGTGGATCAACCATTGCGCCTCTAAGATCAGGGAGCCGTAGCCCGTAGATGcgaagaaaaaaaaatcgaAGTGAACTTGTTGGTAAGCTATTTCATTTTGTAAAGCCAAACAAGCTTTGCTTAAGGAGTTAATTATAACGAATATATTAAACCCTTCGTATAAAACTCTTGTTATTGTTTGCTAATTCCCTATTTTTCAATTCGATTGAGTAAGCTGAACGAAAAACTTGTGGCACGTTCAGTGTTTTGTGAACAGTTATATATAGAAagcaagaagttgttttgCGTTTGGAGATCAACTTAACGAACATGAGTGAGAATCCATACCTATCGCTGAGTCAAGCGACCATTGATTCCCGGTCAAATTCCCCCTCGGCTTTATTCTGTCAAAAGTCAATAATAGATACTGCCAGCGAGCTCCAAACTGATATAAAATTCGGGTTAACTGACAATCAGGATATTCTTACTAGAAAGTCTATACACGGAGCAAACGAATTGAATAATGACGTTGAAGAGAGTCTACTTTTAAAATTCTTGTCGAGTTTTTACCAAGATCCATTGATCCTATTATTAATAGGGTCGGCACTAATAAGTTTTTGGATGGAAAATATAGATGATGCTATTTCCATTACGTTGGCTATTTTCATTGTGGTATCAGTTGggtttgttcaagaatatAGATCAGAGAAATCCTTAGAAGCATTAAACAAGTTAGTTCCTGC
Protein-coding regions in this window:
- a CDS encoding tRNA A37 threonylcarbamoyladenosine synthetase subunit (COG:H; EggNog:ENOG503NU6F; BUSCO:EOG09262FW1); the encoded protein is MSFDTKILKVNPETVVFKIGEDLPTITDPDTERNLQIAANELKNTSNVVGFPTETVYGLGGSALNDESVKSIYRAKNRPADNPLIVHVSSIDQLKRKLLPKDYIIPSIYSSLLEKMWPGPLTILLPVHEDSILSKLVTAGQDTFAVRLPSHPIARALIALSDTPIAAPSANSSTRPSPTLASHVYHDLNTKIPYILDGGSCNVGLESTVVDGLSHPPMLLRPGGISLEEIRRVGGPEWVNIILAKKVAGKNEAVRTPGMKYRHYSPSAPVILFLNCSDGEVAINNYIKKRDIADCKFALLRTRSFIPAKEISKTIIAERELGTTGGEISRNLFKMLREVDELGVDLIFVEGVDEIDEGLAIMNRLSKAAFETIIKSD